The Planococcus liqunii genome includes a region encoding these proteins:
- a CDS encoding MetQ/NlpA family ABC transporter substrate-binding protein produces MKKITSLLLLAALVLLLAACGGGDEEGADGNRKVTLGISGSDTTIWDYVGEKAAKEGIDIEIVTFSDYVAPNMALAEGELDLNAFQTISYFDEFVAEHKLDIVPIGSTVIAPMGLYSEKYKTVDELPDGAQIALPNEATNMGRGLLLLQEAGLIKLSDDAGLTGTADDIIENPKNIELVPMISGQTPRAMADVAASIINNGVAVDAGLNPSEDPIARESETAAPYINLIAASKENADDPDFLKIVELYQQDDTAEFIKEHTKGAQIPTFVPVKELVDYQ; encoded by the coding sequence ATGAAGAAAATTACTTCCCTTTTACTATTAGCCGCACTGGTTTTGCTTTTGGCAGCATGCGGAGGCGGCGATGAAGAAGGCGCCGACGGCAACCGAAAAGTCACACTTGGCATCAGCGGCTCTGATACAACGATTTGGGATTATGTAGGCGAAAAAGCTGCAAAAGAAGGGATCGACATCGAAATCGTTACGTTCTCTGACTATGTCGCACCGAACATGGCGCTTGCCGAAGGCGAATTGGATTTAAATGCATTCCAGACCATTTCTTATTTCGATGAATTTGTTGCTGAACATAAATTGGATATCGTCCCGATCGGTTCTACTGTTATTGCTCCAATGGGCCTTTACTCTGAAAAATACAAGACGGTCGATGAACTGCCGGACGGTGCTCAAATTGCGCTGCCGAACGAAGCGACAAACATGGGCCGCGGCTTATTGCTCCTGCAGGAAGCCGGTTTGATCAAGTTATCGGATGATGCCGGATTGACTGGCACTGCGGACGACATTATCGAAAACCCGAAAAATATCGAACTGGTGCCGATGATTTCCGGCCAGACGCCTCGTGCCATGGCGGATGTTGCTGCTTCGATCATCAATAACGGTGTTGCCGTCGATGCCGGATTGAATCCATCGGAAGATCCGATTGCCCGTGAAAGCGAAACTGCCGCTCCTTACATCAACTTGATTGCGGCCAGCAAAGAAAATGCTGACGATCCGGATTTCTTGAAGATCGTTGAACTGTATCAGCAGGACGATACTGCTGAATTTATCAAAGAACATACAAAAGGCGCTCAAATTCCGACATTCGTCCCTGTAAAAGAACTAGTGGATTACCAATAA
- a CDS encoding M20 family metallopeptidase: MTAIQEAALTISQSIDSKREEYIATSQAIHARPEIGNEEVFASATLVELLEDAGFTVETGVAGHDTSFFASKESALPGPTIAYLAEYDALPGLGHACGHNIIGTTSVAAAIALSETFASTGGRVVVLGTPAEEGGPNGSAKGSFVKHGLLQGIDAALMIHPSGKSAITGPSLAVDPLDFHFYGKPAHAAASPEEGINALDAVLQLFNGINALRQQLPSDARVHGIITHGGDAPNIIPEYASARFYIRADSWKKTEDTARKIRAIAEGAALATGATVKIERFQNEVKDLVLTDALDAIVREELLAVGEEVAASRSKGLGSTDAGNISYEVPTAHPYIKIGPDDLIAHTAEFREAAKSEAGNDALIRGAKALANTGYRLLTDAVLLEEVKRAHAQSLIEKNSKK, translated from the coding sequence ATGACAGCTATCCAAGAAGCAGCCCTAACCATTTCCCAGTCCATCGACTCGAAACGCGAAGAGTATATCGCCACAAGCCAGGCCATCCATGCCAGACCGGAAATCGGCAATGAAGAAGTTTTTGCCAGTGCTACTTTGGTGGAATTGCTGGAAGATGCCGGTTTTACTGTTGAAACGGGTGTTGCCGGACACGACACTTCGTTTTTTGCCAGCAAAGAAAGCGCACTGCCCGGTCCGACCATTGCTTACCTCGCTGAATACGATGCCTTGCCGGGCCTCGGACACGCTTGCGGCCACAACATTATCGGCACGACAAGCGTCGCAGCGGCGATTGCCCTTTCGGAAACTTTTGCTTCCACTGGCGGGCGTGTCGTAGTGCTCGGGACGCCGGCTGAAGAAGGCGGACCGAACGGCAGCGCCAAAGGCAGTTTCGTGAAGCACGGGCTGCTCCAGGGAATTGATGCTGCATTGATGATCCACCCATCCGGGAAATCGGCCATCACCGGCCCTTCCCTTGCGGTCGACCCGCTTGATTTTCATTTTTACGGCAAACCGGCGCATGCGGCAGCTTCTCCGGAAGAAGGCATCAACGCACTCGACGCCGTGCTTCAATTGTTCAACGGCATCAATGCCCTGCGCCAGCAGTTGCCGTCTGATGCCCGTGTACACGGCATCATCACACACGGCGGCGATGCGCCGAACATCATCCCGGAATACGCTTCGGCCCGCTTTTACATCCGTGCCGATTCCTGGAAGAAGACCGAGGACACCGCACGGAAAATCCGTGCCATTGCTGAGGGAGCTGCTCTTGCCACTGGAGCAACCGTGAAAATTGAGCGGTTCCAGAACGAAGTGAAAGATCTGGTGTTGACCGATGCGCTGGATGCAATTGTACGCGAAGAACTGCTGGCGGTCGGCGAAGAAGTCGCTGCGTCCCGCTCGAAAGGACTCGGTTCAACGGATGCCGGCAATATCAGCTACGAAGTGCCGACGGCTCATCCGTACATCAAGATCGGCCCGGACGACTTGATTGCCCACACGGCTGAATTCCGTGAAGCAGCCAAGTCCGAAGCCGGCAATGACGCATTGATCCGCGGCGCAAAAGCGCTTGCGAATACAGGTTATCGCCTGCTGACGGATGCTGTGCTTCTTGAAGAAGTAAAACGGGCACATGCACAATCTTTAATTGAAAAAAATAGCAAAAAATAA
- the pepT gene encoding peptidase T, producing MFEALIERLVRYAKIDTQSDFESTETPSTPGQWDLLNVLEKEMTDIGLEDVGMDEFGYLFGTLPANTDKELPVVGFLAHVDTATDFTGKNVNPQRIENYDGNDIQLSPNVTMAVADFPDLKNYGGHTLITTDGTTLLGADNKAGVAEIMTAMEYLIQHPEIKHGKIRVAFTPDEEIGRGPHKFDVGRFAADYAYTMDGGPLGELQYESFNAAAAKLTVQGKSVHPGSAKNKMVNAQTVAIRFQEEMPKNELPELTEGYEGFIHLNSFSGNVEKAVLSYIIRDFDKDAFEAKKSHMQKTAAKLQEQYGTEAVKLELEDQYYNMREKIEPVMEIVDAAEAAMKALGIEPNIVPVRGGTDGSQLSYMGLPTPNIFTGGENYHGQYEFISVQNMEKATQVIVEIVKSMEQK from the coding sequence ATGTTTGAAGCTTTAATTGAACGCTTGGTTCGTTATGCAAAAATCGATACACAATCTGATTTTGAAAGCACAGAAACACCGTCAACACCAGGCCAGTGGGATTTACTGAATGTACTGGAAAAGGAAATGACCGATATCGGACTGGAAGATGTCGGCATGGATGAATTCGGTTACCTGTTCGGAACTTTGCCTGCCAATACCGATAAAGAACTGCCGGTCGTTGGCTTCTTGGCCCATGTGGATACAGCGACAGACTTTACCGGGAAAAATGTCAATCCGCAGCGCATCGAAAACTACGACGGCAACGATATTCAATTGAGTCCAAACGTCACAATGGCGGTTGCCGACTTTCCAGATTTGAAAAATTACGGCGGCCACACACTTATTACGACCGACGGCACGACTTTGCTTGGCGCTGACAATAAAGCGGGCGTCGCAGAAATCATGACAGCAATGGAATATTTGATCCAGCATCCGGAGATCAAACACGGCAAAATCCGCGTAGCGTTTACGCCGGACGAAGAAATCGGCCGCGGACCGCATAAATTCGACGTCGGCCGTTTTGCTGCTGACTACGCTTATACAATGGACGGCGGGCCGCTTGGCGAACTGCAGTACGAAAGCTTCAACGCCGCTGCCGCCAAATTGACGGTCCAAGGGAAAAGCGTCCATCCGGGTTCTGCTAAAAACAAAATGGTCAATGCCCAGACCGTCGCCATCCGTTTCCAGGAAGAAATGCCGAAAAACGAATTGCCGGAATTGACGGAAGGCTATGAAGGATTCATTCATCTAAATAGCTTTAGCGGCAACGTGGAAAAAGCGGTATTGTCTTATATCATCCGTGATTTTGACAAAGACGCTTTTGAAGCGAAAAAAAGCCATATGCAAAAAACAGCCGCGAAGCTGCAGGAGCAGTATGGCACTGAAGCCGTAAAACTGGAACTTGAAGATCAGTACTACAATATGCGTGAAAAAATCGAACCGGTCATGGAAATCGTTGACGCAGCCGAGGCCGCGATGAAAGCGCTCGGAATCGAGCCGAATATCGTGCCGGTCCGCGGCGGTACAGACGGTTCGCAATTGTCGTATATGGGCTTGCCGACACCGAACATTTTCACTGGCGGCGAAAACTACCATGGCCAGTATGAATTCATTTCGGTGCAAAACATGGAAAAAGCCACACAAGTCATCGTGGAAATCGTGAAATCGATGGAACAAAAATAA
- a CDS encoding STAS domain-containing protein, whose amino-acid sequence METKPEINVGGLQFAWDLEEGRFLFEGQDSVLFWTASAMKLFFDTIEEISGEDAAGVVLETTGFRQGLLVGEYFTGMKNVSISEAAHLITNTYASAGWGKASIHELDESAGTLRVDLKNSWEHKINVAQGKKEGGRYLAAHYAGIFTLLFGRNIWYRVLHHQIEGHLETVIEYFPSEKNIEENIHRLARLKEAEQISQLERLVDEKTAELNELIKEISSPIIPVLEDIVVVPLLGTYDEARAEELLVKTLQNLPKYKARYLVLDLTGLNNNFTLHAAALIDKLGSTASLIGTDTILVGIAPKMSMVITESGLNLSKFNCFQTLQHGIHYALAQNGRSII is encoded by the coding sequence ATGGAAACAAAACCGGAAATAAATGTTGGCGGTCTGCAATTTGCATGGGATCTGGAAGAAGGCCGGTTTCTATTCGAAGGCCAGGATTCTGTACTATTTTGGACCGCAAGTGCAATGAAATTATTTTTTGATACGATAGAGGAAATTTCAGGAGAAGATGCAGCGGGCGTCGTGCTGGAGACTACCGGATTCCGCCAAGGTTTACTGGTCGGCGAATACTTTACCGGGATGAAAAACGTCAGCATTTCTGAAGCTGCGCACTTGATTACCAATACATATGCTTCTGCAGGATGGGGGAAAGCGAGCATTCACGAGTTGGATGAATCTGCTGGGACTCTCCGGGTGGATTTAAAGAACAGTTGGGAACACAAGATTAACGTAGCACAAGGGAAAAAAGAGGGGGGGAGATACTTGGCTGCCCATTATGCCGGCATCTTCACCTTGCTGTTCGGGCGCAATATTTGGTACCGCGTTTTGCACCATCAAATTGAAGGCCATCTGGAAACCGTCATTGAGTATTTCCCTTCCGAAAAAAATATTGAAGAAAACATTCACCGGCTTGCCCGCTTGAAAGAAGCCGAGCAAATTAGCCAATTGGAACGGCTGGTCGATGAAAAAACGGCAGAACTCAATGAACTGATCAAGGAAATTTCTTCGCCGATCATACCGGTGCTTGAAGACATTGTAGTTGTTCCATTGCTCGGAACGTATGATGAAGCGCGGGCAGAAGAGCTTTTGGTCAAAACTTTGCAAAACCTTCCGAAGTACAAAGCGAGATACTTGGTGCTCGATTTAACCGGCTTGAACAACAATTTCACGCTTCATGCGGCAGCATTGATTGATAAATTGGGATCGACGGCGTCGTTGATCGGGACCGATACGATCTTGGTCGGCATTGCACCAAAAATGAGCATGGTGATTACCGAATCCGGCTTGAACCTTTCCAAATTCAATTGCTTCCAAACCCTGCAGCACGGGATTCACTACGCGCTGGCACAAAATGGCCGCAGCATTATCTGA
- a CDS encoding EamA family transporter — translation MKNWIYPLMVVVAASCYGILSTIIKVAMANGFTAAEAVTSQYFVGFALAVVLLLFTKRRIPRLHGWKVLALSGAFTAATGMVYGQSLVYLPASLAVVLLFQFTWIGMFLDCIVHRRWLKRTEAVSLVLLFGGTILAAGVIDADLSSIPWQGWAWGIGAAFCFSAFMFVNGIKVEGMDTTTRLFFVSFAAAIVISIFQTPEIVWNGQLFNEGLWVYGLLLGFFGIIMPICFFSIAVPHVGSGLASILSAMELPVAVIASVLVLNETLTILQVVGIFVILFGMVLPSIFSRNPKIVEPV, via the coding sequence ATGAAAAATTGGATTTACCCTCTTATGGTTGTGGTAGCAGCAAGCTGTTACGGCATCCTTTCAACAATTATCAAAGTGGCCATGGCCAACGGATTTACTGCCGCTGAAGCGGTAACAAGCCAATATTTTGTCGGCTTTGCCCTTGCAGTCGTGCTGCTGCTCTTTACGAAGCGAAGAATCCCTCGCCTGCACGGCTGGAAAGTATTGGCGTTGTCCGGTGCATTCACCGCTGCAACCGGCATGGTCTATGGACAATCCCTTGTCTATTTGCCGGCTTCCCTCGCAGTCGTCCTGCTCTTCCAATTTACGTGGATCGGCATGTTCCTGGATTGCATCGTGCACCGCCGCTGGCTGAAACGCACTGAAGCCGTTTCACTGGTATTACTGTTCGGCGGCACAATACTTGCCGCGGGAGTGATTGACGCAGATCTCAGCAGCATCCCTTGGCAAGGATGGGCTTGGGGCATCGGAGCGGCATTCTGTTTTTCTGCCTTTATGTTTGTCAACGGCATAAAAGTCGAAGGCATGGATACCACGACCCGTTTGTTTTTTGTTTCTTTTGCAGCCGCTATTGTGATCTCGATTTTCCAGACACCGGAAATCGTCTGGAACGGCCAGCTCTTTAACGAAGGCCTGTGGGTATACGGCTTGTTGCTCGGATTTTTCGGCATTATCATGCCCATCTGTTTCTTCTCGATTGCCGTCCCGCATGTCGGCTCCGGCCTCGCTTCCATTTTAAGTGCGATGGAATTGCCGGTAGCCGTTATCGCCTCGGTCCTGGTCTTGAATGAAACTTTGACGATCCTTCAAGTGGTCGGCATCTTCGTTATATTATTCGGCATGGTGCTGCCAAGCATATTCAGCCGAAACCCGAAAATTGTAGAACCCGTTTAA
- a CDS encoding pyridoxamine 5'-phosphate oxidase family protein — MNQEELKQNALKILEESHVGILSTVKGDKPHSRYMTFFNDEFTLYTATNKQTQKVDELEANPHAHILLGYEGQGVGDAFLEIEGTMGVHDDQSMIDKVWNEHLEGWFSGPDDPNLVILAIKPDRARLINKKGKEPQTLQL, encoded by the coding sequence ATGAATCAGGAAGAATTGAAGCAGAATGCTTTAAAAATTTTAGAAGAAAGCCATGTTGGTATTTTATCAACGGTGAAAGGTGATAAGCCGCATTCCCGTTACATGACGTTTTTCAATGATGAATTCACTTTATACACCGCAACCAACAAACAAACACAAAAAGTCGACGAGCTTGAAGCCAACCCGCACGCCCATATCCTGTTAGGCTATGAAGGCCAAGGTGTCGGAGATGCGTTCCTTGAAATTGAAGGCACGATGGGCGTTCACGATGACCAAAGCATGATTGATAAAGTATGGAACGAACATTTGGAAGGGTGGTTCTCAGGACCGGATGATCCGAATCTTGTCATTTTAGCCATCAAACCGGATCGTGCTCGCCTGATCAACAAAAAAGGCAAAGAGCCGCAGACGCTCCAATTATAA
- a CDS encoding RrF2 family transcriptional regulator, whose amino-acid sequence MRLTMYTDYSLRVLIYLASTEEDKLSTIQEISDAYNISKNHLMKVTFELGKAGFIHTVRGRGGGIRLADLPENINIGTVVRRMEDDFHLVECFDMEHNRCPIAPVCGLRGVLGKALHAYLAVLDEYTLEDLLFNKEGLRAILQP is encoded by the coding sequence ATGAGACTGACAATGTACACCGACTACTCATTGCGCGTATTGATTTACCTGGCTTCAACAGAAGAAGATAAACTCTCGACCATCCAGGAAATTTCTGATGCTTACAATATATCGAAAAACCATTTAATGAAAGTCACTTTCGAACTTGGCAAAGCCGGCTTTATCCACACCGTCAGAGGACGGGGAGGCGGCATCCGTTTGGCAGACCTTCCAGAGAACATCAACATCGGTACAGTCGTTCGGCGCATGGAAGACGATTTCCATCTGGTTGAATGTTTTGACATGGAACATAATCGCTGTCCAATTGCACCAGTCTGCGGACTGCGCGGTGTACTCGGAAAAGCGCTGCATGCTTATCTGGCAGTACTGGACGAATACACGCTGGAAGATTTGCTTTTCAATAAAGAAGGCCTCCGCGCAATTCTGCAACCTTAA
- the hmpA gene encoding NO-inducible flavohemoprotein: MMLSPETRMIIKSTAPVLEDHGVAITTRFYSRMFDEHPELLNIFNHANQAQGRQQTALAKTVYAAAVHIDNLEEIMPAVIQIAHKHVSLGVKPEHYPIVGAHLLIAMKEVLGDAATDEIIQAWSDAYGVIADAFISVERSMYQTTAEQENGWNYFKDFVVARKVKESDVITSFYLKPADGSNVPTYIPGQYISVRVSIPGEKYTMIRQYSLSQASKPDEFRISIKREADNDPNGIVSIYLHKQVNEDDRLEVSAPAGVFVLDASKSTPVAFISGGVGITPMMSMFETVATSTPERPTVFLHGARNRNQHAFDEDIKSFVNRMENASYSTVYSDEENGFITRAMLEEHVDPAGDAYVCGPVPFMVNMIRELRNIGMDDSRIHYEFFGPAMDLEELKSQ; the protein is encoded by the coding sequence ATTATGTTATCACCTGAAACTCGAATGATTATCAAATCCACTGCCCCAGTCCTTGAAGATCACGGCGTTGCCATTACCACCCGATTTTACAGCAGAATGTTTGATGAGCATCCCGAATTGCTGAACATTTTCAACCACGCAAACCAGGCGCAGGGACGCCAGCAGACGGCGTTGGCCAAAACCGTTTATGCAGCAGCTGTCCACATCGACAATTTAGAGGAAATCATGCCTGCCGTTATTCAAATTGCCCATAAACACGTCAGCCTGGGCGTTAAGCCGGAACATTATCCGATTGTCGGTGCCCACTTGCTGATTGCAATGAAAGAAGTGCTCGGAGATGCGGCAACCGATGAGATTATTCAAGCCTGGTCTGATGCCTACGGCGTGATTGCCGATGCCTTTATCAGCGTCGAGAGGAGCATGTACCAAACCACAGCGGAACAAGAGAACGGCTGGAATTATTTCAAGGACTTTGTTGTAGCGCGCAAAGTAAAAGAAAGCGACGTCATCACTTCGTTTTATTTAAAACCAGCTGACGGCTCCAATGTGCCGACCTATATACCGGGCCAATACATTTCGGTGCGCGTGTCCATCCCTGGAGAAAAATATACGATGATCCGGCAGTACAGCTTATCCCAGGCATCCAAGCCGGATGAATTCCGCATTTCCATTAAACGGGAAGCCGACAATGACCCGAACGGAATCGTTTCGATTTACCTTCATAAACAAGTAAACGAAGACGACCGGCTAGAAGTCAGTGCACCAGCCGGCGTGTTTGTCCTCGATGCTTCTAAATCGACACCGGTCGCTTTTATCAGCGGAGGCGTCGGCATCACACCGATGATGAGCATGTTCGAAACCGTTGCCACTTCGACGCCGGAACGCCCGACGGTCTTTCTTCACGGGGCACGGAACCGAAACCAGCATGCGTTTGATGAAGACATTAAAAGTTTTGTCAACCGGATGGAGAACGCTTCCTACAGCACCGTCTATTCCGACGAGGAAAACGGCTTTATTACCCGGGCGATGCTAGAAGAACATGTAGATCCCGCCGGAGATGCCTATGTTTGCGGACCGGTGCCGTTCATGGTCAACATGATTCGAGAACTGCGCAATATCGGCATGGATGACAGCCGGATCCATTACGAATTCTTCGGACCAGCTATGGATTTGGAAGAACTGAAGAGCCAATAA
- the hmpA gene encoding NO-inducible flavohemoprotein — translation MLSQQTRSIIKSTVPVLAEHGTAITTVFYKNMFEAHPELLNIFNHANQKKGRQQAALANTVYAAAVHIDNLEAILPAVVQIANKHVSLGVKPEHYPIVGEYLLKAIKEVLGDAATDDIINAWAEAYGVIADAFIGVEHKMYEEAEAQENGWKFFKDFVVARKVKESENITSFYLKPADGSNVPTYQPGQYISVRLSIPGEKYLFNRQYSLSQAAQPDEFRISVKREADNDPNGRVSVYLHEEVNIADTIEVSAPAGEFVLDAGKKSPVAFVSGGVGITPMMSMFETVATLTPERPTAFLHAARNESLHAFDQDIQKYANSMENAAYKTLYSDQPDGYITREVLKEMVDVTGDVYVCGPVPFMEQMIRELRSLGMAEEQIHFEFFGPAVALQTV, via the coding sequence ATGTTATCACAACAAACAAGATCCATTATTAAATCAACAGTACCGGTTTTAGCAGAACACGGAACAGCGATCACTACTGTTTTTTACAAGAATATGTTTGAAGCGCATCCTGAACTTTTAAATATTTTTAATCATGCAAACCAGAAAAAAGGCCGCCAGCAAGCGGCGCTTGCCAATACCGTCTATGCGGCAGCCGTCCATATCGACAATCTTGAAGCCATTCTGCCGGCTGTCGTGCAGATTGCCAATAAACACGTAAGCTTAGGCGTAAAGCCGGAACATTACCCAATCGTCGGCGAATATTTGCTGAAAGCCATCAAAGAAGTATTGGGCGATGCCGCAACAGACGACATCATCAATGCCTGGGCTGAAGCCTACGGCGTAATTGCAGATGCCTTCATCGGCGTTGAACACAAAATGTACGAAGAAGCCGAAGCCCAGGAAAACGGCTGGAAATTCTTCAAAGACTTTGTGGTTGCCCGCAAAGTAAAAGAAAGCGAAAACATCACTTCGTTTTATTTAAAACCAGCGGACGGATCGAACGTTCCAACTTACCAGCCTGGCCAATACATTTCTGTACGCCTTTCGATTCCTGGCGAGAAATACTTGTTCAACCGCCAATACAGCTTATCGCAGGCAGCACAACCGGATGAGTTCCGCATTTCCGTGAAACGGGAAGCCGACAATGACCCGAACGGCCGTGTCTCTGTTTACCTTCATGAAGAAGTAAACATCGCCGACACCATTGAAGTCAGCGCACCAGCAGGCGAATTCGTTCTGGATGCCGGCAAGAAATCGCCGGTTGCCTTTGTCAGCGGCGGTGTCGGCATCACGCCGATGATGAGCATGTTCGAAACTGTGGCAACGCTCACTCCTGAGCGCCCAACCGCTTTCTTGCACGCTGCGCGCAACGAATCCCTGCATGCCTTCGACCAAGATATCCAAAAATATGCGAATTCTATGGAAAATGCAGCTTACAAGACCTTGTACTCCGACCAGCCAGACGGCTATATCACCCGCGAAGTATTGAAAGAAATGGTCGATGTGACCGGCGACGTTTACGTATGCGGCCCTGTGCCTTTCATGGAACAGATGATCCGGGAACTGCGCAGCCTCGGCATGGCAGAAGAACAGATCCACTTTGAATTCTTCGGCCCTGCTGTCGCTTTGCAAACCGTTTAA
- a CDS encoding iron ABC transporter permease: MSGKLKQKSFVSLTGGFFLLVALSVIHLTQGQADYTISELLTGVWSDGRIQDIVTSLRLPRLAIGIVAGGALAVSGAVLQTLTNNPLASPGTLGINAGAFFFVVLSMIFFPNVLGAFPFITALLGAVLSSVLVVGLAGKAMEPVRVALTGMIISLLFSSLTGAMQLLFENETNGLFLWGSGTLVQLNWEGVRFAAPVVLVLFIGSLLLAKPMDILSLGEDIASSLGQNVQAVKLAAWGVAIILSAAVVSVVGPIGFIGLMAPHIVRMMGIRGHLQIFIHSFLWGSVMLIGADVLGRLIQPGQEVPVGAMTALIGGPWLLYLAWKTAKSLKRGDRQVGGTTKPVRLSVLVPILILLILGITVLALSFNGTAWNFAWLEPVVWNFRVPRVLTSFIVGVMLALTGVILQGVLRNPLADAGVLGVTSMGGAGAMLLLVVFPAVPPAFLPLGATLGASLALGIILVTAWKNNFQPMLVALMGIAISAFGSAATQVFVVKAKLAVASALVWLSGSTYAKGWDDVQLALLLFALFIWPAVYITRSLDTLTFGDDVAAGLGLNVRSTRVWALVIGVAISTAAVSIVGTIGFIGLVAPHIARRIVGFRHLPLMLASGLIGGLLLVTADFIGRILIAPKDIPSGLIVALIGTPYLLYLLRKMK, translated from the coding sequence ATGTCCGGGAAGTTAAAACAGAAGTCCTTTGTCTCGCTGACAGGGGGCTTTTTCCTGCTTGTAGCGCTGTCAGTTATTCATTTGACGCAAGGGCAAGCAGATTACACAATTTCAGAACTGCTGACCGGCGTCTGGAGCGATGGCCGCATCCAGGATATCGTGACGTCGCTGCGACTGCCGCGGCTGGCTATCGGAATTGTGGCGGGCGGCGCATTGGCCGTATCCGGTGCGGTTCTGCAAACCTTGACGAATAATCCGCTGGCGTCTCCAGGCACACTCGGCATCAATGCAGGAGCCTTTTTCTTCGTCGTCCTGTCCATGATTTTCTTTCCGAATGTATTGGGGGCTTTTCCTTTTATCACAGCGTTGCTTGGAGCCGTCCTTTCTTCTGTCTTGGTAGTGGGGCTCGCAGGCAAAGCGATGGAGCCTGTGCGTGTGGCTTTGACCGGAATGATTATTTCGCTTTTATTTTCTTCGTTAACCGGTGCGATGCAGCTGCTTTTTGAGAATGAAACGAACGGCTTGTTCCTATGGGGATCGGGCACGCTTGTCCAGTTGAACTGGGAAGGGGTCCGTTTTGCAGCGCCAGTTGTCCTGGTGCTTTTTATCGGATCGTTGCTGCTGGCAAAGCCGATGGATATTTTATCGCTTGGAGAAGATATCGCGTCATCTCTTGGTCAGAATGTCCAGGCAGTAAAACTCGCGGCGTGGGGAGTGGCAATCATCCTCTCCGCTGCCGTTGTCAGTGTAGTGGGGCCGATCGGCTTTATTGGGCTGATGGCGCCACATATTGTCCGCATGATGGGCATACGCGGCCATCTGCAGATTTTCATCCATTCGTTTTTATGGGGCAGCGTCATGCTGATCGGTGCCGATGTATTGGGCCGTTTGATCCAGCCGGGCCAGGAAGTGCCGGTCGGCGCAATGACGGCGCTGATCGGCGGTCCGTGGCTATTGTATTTGGCTTGGAAGACAGCTAAATCGCTGAAACGCGGCGACCGCCAAGTGGGAGGGACGACAAAACCGGTTCGCTTATCGGTCTTGGTGCCGATTTTAATTCTTTTAATTCTTGGAATTACCGTACTGGCACTGAGCTTTAACGGGACTGCGTGGAACTTCGCTTGGCTGGAGCCGGTCGTTTGGAATTTCCGGGTTCCGCGCGTTCTGACTAGTTTTATTGTCGGCGTCATGCTGGCGCTGACCGGCGTTATTTTACAAGGCGTGCTCCGAAATCCGTTGGCAGATGCCGGCGTGCTTGGCGTCACCTCAATGGGAGGAGCGGGTGCGATGCTCTTGCTCGTTGTTTTCCCGGCTGTTCCGCCGGCCTTTTTGCCGCTTGGTGCAACGCTTGGCGCTTCTTTGGCACTGGGCATCATTTTAGTCACCGCCTGGAAAAATAATTTCCAGCCAATGCTTGTTGCGTTGATGGGGATTGCGATTTCGGCGTTCGGTTCGGCGGCAACGCAGGTATTTGTCGTCAAAGCGAAACTGGCAGTGGCCAGTGCGCTTGTTTGGCTGTCGGGAAGCACCTACGCGAAAGGCTGGGACGATGTGCAGCTCGCCTTGTTGTTGTTTGCGCTATTTATCTGGCCAGCCGTTTACATTACACGCAGCTTGGATACGCTGACGTTTGGAGATGACGTAGCTGCCGGTCTCGGATTGAATGTAAGATCGACCCGGGTATGGGCGCTGGTTATCGGAGTGGCCATTTCCACCGCGGCCGTTTCAATCGTAGGAACGATCGGCTTTATCGGCTTGGTAGCTCCGCACATCGCCCGCCGGATTGTTGGCTTCCGCCACTTGCCGTTGATGCTGGCATCCGGTTTGATCGGAGGGCTGCTGCTTGTCACCGCTGACTTTATCGGCCGCATCCTGATTGCGCCGAAGGACATCCCGAGCGGCTTGATTGTGGCTTTGATCGGAACCCCTTACTTGCTGTATTTGCTGCGGAAAATGAAATAG